A window of Magallana gigas chromosome 8, xbMagGiga1.1, whole genome shotgun sequence genomic DNA:
TAGAgaaagttaaataaatatatcgAAGACTATCCAAAGTAAAACTTgacaatttaaaatacaatttcaaacttTATTGTTAATAACTTTATCTATTTTTAATGGATAAGATTCACAGATATTTATAACTAATCTACACAGCAGCATGCTTCTTTTAGTTACATCCGGGCTACTACCAACGAAAAGGGGAAGTTATGCCTAAACAACGTGGTAACAAGAGAATAATAACAACTGaggttttctttctttttattttttttttattaatttctattcATTGTTCAATAGATAACAAGATAAGATTCAACATGTTGAATTTATTTTGCACCATAACCATGATCGATAACACTGCAAATACAATGTAGTTACCAATTGGTTTCGTTTGTCCAAAATCCTTAGGTTTCGATTCTCAGTATTGCATCTTACCTTGGTTCCTACCTAGAATCTTCCAATTCTCGATCTTACTGGAAAGTTTTACCTTACCTTTGTATCCAAGACAAGTCGTTCCAGTTATTAACAACTTCAAATCCCCTGAAGAATATTTCTCGCGCGAATTTTACATGTATCGGGATTTTTCAGTACTGTTAACTTACCaatttaaaagataagttatattaaattttaaactacattttgtttcaattcaaatcataaatatttcaagTGCATTTTCCTTAATCAATCTTAACAATTAACCAAGTGTTACGTCACTCCGTTTCCTTCATTGAACTCGAATACACACTTTCTATCTTTCAGTGTCAAAGGACCATTACCTACCTCCTTCGTTCTGTGTATATCTTGCaacatttctttcaaaaaaatattactgcTAAAACCAAAGTTTTTTAAACTCTACAATCCGAAATGCATGCATACAATTCGATTTCGCTACATTTTAATTGCAGAACATTTCACACCATGCAAGCACCATGAAGACAGCGTTTGCCAACACTCACCCAGCTTTATTGTGgaagcaggcacgtagcatcctttTTGAAAGTGTGGAAGGGGAGTCAAAGTGATCCAAActatcttgacaagcaaaataaTTCACTGTTGATTTCCTTCCtttcacttcaatttttttttacatgcttccagaaagggggggggggacttcatttttattcacttttctgtatgtaaatttaacGAAAATGCTTGCTCcgagaaaagggggggggggggctggctctccttgatgctacgtgcctttTAGGCTCCTAAAGGAATTTCACTTACATGCTCCAGTTTCTTGCGCATTAGTACACACATATACCTAGTTTACAATTTTGGTATACTCTCGTTCATGGCGCCTTCTTTAACGGACCTCTTACAAATGTACCAACTTCCTGACAAGCGCATTAAGACAAATTTTAGTAGCCTctttgaaaactttttcattGTTTCGGCTGTATTCAACAAATGACGAAAATTTTTgtccttaaaattaaataatttttttttaaaaactcactATCACAGGGGAATTTTCAAACGACATCTTTTCACTTGAGCAATATTTGCTGAAAATGGTTTGTTTGTGTTTAAGTTTGGTGTTATTTCAAAAGAATGCATTGTACTAGCAATGTACGGTATTCTTAATTACATTGATGTATGTCCTGTCATCTCTGTTGCAGTAAAAAATGCGTTGGTAACATATTTCCTAATTCctaatcatttacattttcagcATTGACACACAGAGTGAGCCCATGtcccattttaaataaaaaaaatttctaccAGGATGAAGTAATTTCTTTGGTCTAATCCCCCAGATTCTTTCAATATAGAAACCTTAATTATATCTGGTACAGAACCAAAGAGGCAATTCTATTTTATTTGCCTGCGATCATCCTTCCGCTCTGTTACCTTAAACCTAGCATAAACCTGCATCCATTTCCTCTTTCTCTTCTCTTTCAAGTACCTTTTCCAAAATCAATCCTCTCTCTGACACTTGTGTCAACCTCTTGGATAAAACTCACAAAATTCTTCTCTCAGTCGAGTATCTATTTTACTTCACAACAACAAACGTAACTCTTTATACAACACTTACGCCATCTCTTTAACAAGAACATGATctcacatttatatatatataaaaaacttatatataattGTCAGTCTGGGTAACTCTCACTTTCCGGCTGTTCAAAACAAAGCACCATCTCGCTTATATAATGTCCTCACATCTCTCTTGAAATCTGCTGAATCTCTTCCTTTCAAAATGTCGCTTTAAAACAAGTTCTCACGCCAGTCATTTCCTCATTTCACCTCTCCTACATCTTCTTGACCAATCTTAAACAAACCACACATTTGTTGCTCACTTCTGCTAACTACAGCACACTaaacttttgttttctttcaaaaaatagaggaaaataaatttcagaggaaaaaaataaacagtaagtTATTTACAAACTTTCTCCCTATCCTGCCATTTTAGGGAACAGTTTGACCATTCCCATCACAACTCTGCCATTAAAATCTCACTACTCTTTCACCTCCCTCCTCCTCCCCCATTTTTAGCTCCACCCACCTGCTGCCCCTCCCCTTCCACTCCACCCACTGTACCCACCTCCCTGGGTACTGGCCTGAGAATCATATCCCCACCCAGTGTAACTCTGACCCCCACTGTCTGGGCGACTGGTACCCCGATAGCTCTGTGCCATGGTCTGGTCCTGACTTGCCCCTGGCTGCTGGGTCCCTCCCATCCCTGGCCACCCTCCCTGACCACTAAGTACAGCTTGTGCTGCTGCCAACATTGCTGAGTTGAGGAAATTCATTCCCATGTTTTGATCCATTGCAGTCTCATTTCGGACGGTTGTGTTGTTGTCCCCCCTCCTCCTTAGCCTATCATAATCCCCCCTGTCCCTGTCCCGCCTACCATCTCGTTCCCGACCCCCTTGGCTCTGGTCCTCGTATTTCCCAAATGACTTGGGTGTGGCACTGCTGACATGGACACTTGTTCCCTTTATGATGTGGTCTTCTCCACAAAGACTTTGTGCAATCTCTGCATCCATAAAGGTCACAAAGGCAAAGGCCCGGAAAGGTTTGGGGATGAATACGTCTGACACCTCACCAAATTTGCTGAAGTATTTGTGAAGATCGTCGGCTGTGATATCTTCAGAACATCGAGCAATAAACACTTTTCTGTTCATTGGTGGACCACTTTGCTCctgtaagaagaaaaaaataacttcatattttgaaatcaaaatacaaaccAACTTTATACAGACTTAACAAAAGTTTTCAGCAGGTTGAGTTTCCTATGATTTATAGAAATTTTGTTTGAGGATTACtatcaattaaaattgtttaaaaaatacaggAAACAATTACATTTGAGGCTGGAATGTTTACTTCACACCATCTTCCGTCAATCATATGTCGCTGAGCTAAACACTTGGATTGGGCCTCGAAGTCACCAAATCTCACAAAACCAAATCCTTTGGACTGTCCTGTTTTGCCATCTCGCTTGACCTGAAACACACCAATAAAATTTTCACTTAGTCTAAAATCTATCTTGTCATCTTGGAATATTCTAAAGAATTGATCTTATCATCTTGGAATATTCTAAAGAATGAATAGCATTTATATATTAATCTAAAACAGGTTAGATATATGTTTACAAAAGTTTCTTCTGCATACATTACATTATTCTTTTGCttttataaattatacaatatcTCAACTGATATGACAAGCAGAATTTTTAGggtaattaaaaagtaaaaaaaatcatcatttcacCTGCACCAATAACAGTTCACCAAACTGTGAGAAATATTTGCGCATGTCTTCCTCTGTACTTTTCCATGGTAAGCCCAAAACAATGAGATCAACACATCTCTTCTTGTCCATGCGTCGAGTTTTGGAACCTGGATTTTCTATGTCATCTCCTTTGCGTTTGTTATCTATAAAATGGTCCAAATTTGTTAAAGTGATATACATTAAACACAGATAAGGCACTTATGCAGGGGATGccaaatattaaaaagataattgatgtgtaaaataaaaacaagcttTGTCAAAGTagtttttaattacaaaaattttcatgatttttaatgCAGCCTTCTTCTGTTCTTGTAACGTGATTTATGGCACCTATATAAAAAGCCAAGTGATGGGTATTAGTCTTACCACAAATACTGGGTATGTAGTGTATCTGATTCTCCTCTTGCTCTTGTACAACATTCTGCACCTTAGGAAACACAACAACATAAACAACGTCTCCCCAACTAGATCCCTCTGGGGGATAAAGGTAACCCTCACTTAGTCGCACACCTCGGAAATTTCCGGTTTGGGGGTTTCTGTATTTCAACCCACATGCACCCGGAAACTGGGCTGCTAGGGTGGAGAGTAGTAGGGTACCGTCATCTTCACTTGGTATCTCAACTGGCTCATCGTCCTCTTTCTCTGCGACCTGTAAATAGTGTTCAGACATGGTTTTCTTTGACGATTTTCTTCCCAAGTTCAGCAAGCATCAAAATGGCACTTGCGCGTGCGTTCCCCCGTTTCCGGTATGGGTGTAGGCACAGGGTAAACCTAGTACTATGAACTTGCCGATACAGTAAAGAATCATAGCTCTGGGCGTCAAGGATaatagcagagacataaataaaaaatctctgGTAATAGCGATAGTGACAAAAGTAACCTTGGAAAAAACAGATATAAATATGAAGATCTATTacgttaaatatttaattataaaacaaaaattccaaagattgggggggggggggcaaaggcGAAGCCAGTGGGACCTATACGATTTGTTGTACttgcatttttatgaaatttcatgaaatttaattaattgatgTATACATAAGTATCAATTGTAAAACAGTGATTGATGGCTTATATTCTAATGCAAACACACACGGTGCACTTGGCGAGTTAACAATGAGTTATTAGGGTATACTGGACAAAATGTTacaccagagacataaataccAATATAAACATGTTATTTGTGTCTCTGGTTACACATTCGTTAAGCTGATGGGTGAATGTCAAGACAcagttgaaattttaaaatatccacATACAGTATTTGATGATTCTTCAAAAATTCGTTCCATGcgatatattttacaaaacatcGATTTGTAACCTTTTTAAAATTGGTTCAGTATTTGgaacatataaatgaatttgaagTGATGTTTGCGTgcaccaaaatattaaaatactagttttaaagaaattcagtGGATTAGTgttctatattttttcatagtttaatttaaaaaaaaactaatttcaatCAGCAAAAACTTGAAGTGATGACACGCTAGGCCTTatacattaaatttattatttttgtatcaGAGTACAACGttcttgaaaaatattaaataaaagtccGTAAATTAACTTGTGATTATTTAATTGTAACATGTGTTTGTCATGACTGAAATGACTCAGCTTTTGAATAGAGCaccattcatttaaaaaaagtttttgggcTTTTAAGGCTGGTGGTTCGATACCATCAAAATTTGGGGTGGGTCTTTTTTTCGTGtttgtaaaattatgaaaaacactTTATAGTTAAAATTGGGCTTTTGCATGAGcgtattttattataaacatatacatgtagatttaaaaTAACTGCGACGTTTTCTCAAGGCTCTCGGAGTCAATGCGAAGGGATCTTCTTGCTCCAGCGTCACAAACGTTTATGGGTTCTGTGTTGTATTTTGAGAACCAGTAGatcttaaataataataaatctatTGAAGACGAACACAAGTTTCTTTTGAATCGAGTGTATTCAaagaacaagttaaaaatgtacatcaaATGGCAATCTgttgtgctctctctctctctctctctctctctctctctctctctctctctctctctctctctctctctctcctataACTATAACCCTCTTTATTCTGGCTCTCTTCacattctctctctcccccTGATATATACTTTGCCCAGAAACCTCACGATGTTAGGGCATTAGGGCAGCAGACTCCGGTACCAATGCCTGCTACACCATCTGGCCATTAGGACAGCAGGCCCCAGTATTAGGACCTGTTACACCATTAGGGCACCTGATAGGGCACAGGCTACAGTATTATGGCCTGCTGCACTATCAGGGCAGTGAGGGCACTATAATTAGGGCACTAATATTAGGGCTTCTATTGTTAGGGCtcaaatacaatacaaatttcataaaacagtaaatatctataaaacatgaatacaaaacaaaaacactacagaacaaaattaaatttgaaattgtaatttttcGATATGAGCTTTTGAGCTATTTTATCAGTTCCCAATCTTCTGTATACActgtcaaaatataaaataaacggagattttgcattgcatcagccataagcccggatgataacgttgaaaaattggaatggagaaaagatgtaaacatttcccattataaaacTCCGTAAGAAAtgtgaacttttatgattgaaaaatgataactgttcaatgaagatatcttagatatattccctttcatcgatttcaactgtatttatttcacaggtatgtgtatttttatttaaaatcatgaaaaagtgatgaagcaataacttgggacagactatagttttaaaatgtagTCTGTCATTATATATCGAGATGTGGATAAG
This region includes:
- the LOC105333799 gene encoding TAR DNA-binding protein 43; protein product: MSEHYLQVAEKEDDEPVEIPSEDDGTLLLSTLAAQFPGACGLKYRNPQTGNFRGVRLSEGYLYPPEGSSWGDVVYVVVFPKVQNVVQEQEENQIHYIPSICDNKRKGDDIENPGSKTRRMDKKRCVDLIVLGLPWKSTEEDMRKYFSQFGELLLVQVKRDGKTGQSKGFGFVRFGDFEAQSKCLAQRHMIDGRWCEVNIPASNEQSGPPMNRKVFIARCSEDITADDLHKYFSKFGEVSDVFIPKPFRAFAFVTFMDAEIAQSLCGEDHIIKGTSVHVSSATPKSFGKYEDQSQGGRERDDWSRRCRRGEMRK